From a single Bacillus pumilus genomic region:
- a CDS encoding PTS mannitol transporter subunit IICB, whose product MQEKSGFRVKVQRFGSYLSGMIMPNIGAFIAWGLITALFIPSGYLPNEQLATLVGPMINYLLPLLIGYTGGKLVYDHRGGVLGATATIGVIVGSDIPMFLGAMIMGPLGGYLIKKIDQLFKDRIKSGFEMLVNNFTAGILGAILVAIAFYAIGPVVLGLNKALAAGVDIIVNAHLLPLASIFIEPAKVLFLNNAINQGILGPLGVEQAAKTGQSVLFLLETNPGPGLGVLLAYMFFGRGNAKQSAPGAIVIQFLGGIHEIYFPYILMKPKLILAVIAGGASGVLTFTLLNAGLKAVPSPGSIIALMLMSPKGGHLAVLAGVVVATVVSFLVASVILKASKAVDEDLTAATEKMQDMKGKKSAAAAALTAQKEDAEVNEQAAAPSDVNPDDVNKIIFACDAGMGSSAMGASILKNKVKKAELDIDVTNTSISNIPDDADVVFTHKDLTDRAKAKLPGAVHISVDNFLNSPKYDELIEKLKK is encoded by the coding sequence ATGCAGGAAAAAAGCGGATTCCGCGTTAAAGTACAGCGCTTTGGAAGCTATTTAAGCGGTATGATTATGCCGAATATTGGCGCATTTATCGCTTGGGGACTGATTACGGCATTGTTCATTCCGAGTGGTTATTTGCCAAATGAACAGCTAGCTACACTTGTTGGTCCAATGATTAACTACTTACTGCCACTCTTAATCGGTTACACAGGCGGTAAACTCGTATACGACCACCGAGGCGGGGTACTCGGTGCAACTGCGACGATTGGGGTCATTGTCGGTTCGGATATTCCAATGTTTTTAGGTGCCATGATCATGGGACCACTTGGCGGTTACTTGATTAAGAAAATTGATCAGCTGTTCAAAGATCGAATCAAATCGGGCTTTGAGATGCTTGTGAATAACTTTACGGCAGGGATTCTAGGTGCCATTCTTGTCGCGATTGCTTTCTATGCTATCGGACCAGTGGTACTTGGTCTAAATAAAGCCCTTGCGGCAGGTGTAGATATCATTGTCAATGCACATTTACTTCCGCTGGCGAGTATCTTCATTGAACCAGCGAAAGTCTTGTTCTTAAACAATGCGATTAACCAAGGGATCTTAGGTCCTTTAGGGGTGGAGCAAGCGGCGAAGACAGGCCAGTCCGTTCTGTTCTTGCTTGAAACAAACCCAGGGCCAGGTTTAGGTGTTCTACTTGCATACATGTTCTTCGGAAGAGGGAATGCAAAGCAGTCTGCACCGGGTGCGATTGTCATTCAATTTTTAGGAGGAATTCATGAGATTTACTTCCCGTACATCTTAATGAAACCAAAGCTCATTTTGGCAGTAATTGCAGGGGGAGCGAGCGGCGTTCTGACCTTTACCCTGTTAAATGCAGGCTTAAAGGCTGTGCCGTCACCAGGAAGTATTATCGCCCTTATGCTGATGTCACCTAAAGGCGGCCATCTTGCCGTTTTAGCTGGTGTTGTCGTCGCAACCGTCGTATCATTCCTTGTCGCTTCTGTGATTCTGAAGGCATCAAAAGCCGTTGATGAGGATCTAACAGCAGCTACAGAGAAAATGCAGGACATGAAAGGGAAGAAAAGCGCAGCCGCAGCGGCTCTGACAGCACAAAAAGAAGATGCTGAAGTAAATGAGCAAGCAGCTGCTCCAAGTGATGTCAATCCTGATGACGTGAACAAAATCATCTTTGCCTGCGATGCAGGAATGGGTTCAAGTGCGATGGGTGCATCTATCTTAAAAAATAAAGTCAAAAAAGCAGAGCTTGATATTGATGTGACAAACACATCCATCAGCAACATCCCAGATGATGCCGATGTGGTCTTTACTCATAAAGATTTAACAGACAGAGCCAAGGCAAAGCTGCCGGGCGCTGTGCATATCTCAGTTGATAACTTCTTAAACAGCCCGAAATACGATGAGCTGATTGAGAAATTGAAAAAATAA
- a CDS encoding PTS sugar transporter subunit IIA, whose translation MKQVLSKDNIFLNEQAGSKEEAIKKAGEILVTNGYVTSDYVDKMFEREKISSTFMGNGIAIPHGTEDAKAAVLHSGISIIQIPDGVEYGEGNIAKVVFGIAGKNNEHLDILSQIAIVCSEEENVERIIHAKDQDELIAIFNEVN comes from the coding sequence ATGAAACAAGTACTTTCAAAAGACAATATTTTTCTAAACGAACAAGCTGGATCAAAAGAAGAAGCGATTAAAAAAGCAGGCGAGATCCTAGTGACAAACGGCTATGTCACAAGTGATTATGTCGACAAAATGTTTGAAAGAGAAAAGATCTCGTCTACATTTATGGGAAACGGAATTGCGATTCCTCATGGAACAGAGGATGCGAAAGCGGCTGTCCTCCATTCTGGGATTTCCATCATTCAAATTCCAGATGGTGTTGAATACGGAGAAGGAAATATCGCCAAAGTCGTCTTTGGCATCGCTGGTAAAAACAACGAACACCTCGATATTCTTTCTCAAATTGCGATTGTCTGTTCAGAAGAAGAAAACGTAGAACGCATCATTCATGCAAAGGATCAGGATGAACTGATCGCCATCTTTAACGAGGTGAACTAA
- a CDS encoding mannitol-1-phosphate 5-dehydrogenase yields the protein MKALHFGAGNIGRGFIGSLLKTSGYELVFTDVNEAVINELNERGEYTVELAAPGQKQEMVGPVTAINSAQDPAALTEAIASADLITTAVGPAVLKIIASSIAEGLKQKKPDHIINIVACENMIGGSSHLKEAVFSHLTEEEQKALSQTVGFPNAAVDRIVPIQHHEDILKVSVEPFFEWVIDETGFIGDVPQIDGATFVQDLTPYIERKLFTVNTGHALAAYVGYQQGVQTIKEAVDTPEIRQVVEGALHETGSYLIDTYGFQKEEHDAYIQKIIKRFENAFISDEVTRVARSPLRKLGADDRLIGPAKKIKEPVYLIKGIAAALAYDFAEDEEAVRLQALRKEKGIEGVLEEICGLSPTEDLYQAILQETTR from the coding sequence ATGAAGGCACTTCATTTTGGAGCAGGAAATATTGGCAGAGGGTTTATCGGATCTTTGTTAAAAACATCAGGCTATGAGCTTGTCTTTACCGATGTAAACGAAGCGGTCATCAACGAGTTGAATGAAAGAGGAGAATACACAGTCGAGCTTGCAGCACCAGGTCAGAAACAAGAAATGGTCGGACCTGTGACAGCGATCAATTCTGCACAAGACCCAGCAGCATTAACAGAGGCGATTGCATCAGCCGATTTGATTACAACAGCAGTCGGACCAGCCGTTTTGAAAATCATTGCTTCATCGATTGCTGAAGGATTAAAACAGAAAAAGCCTGACCATATCATCAACATCGTCGCATGTGAAAATATGATTGGGGGCAGCTCTCATTTAAAAGAAGCCGTTTTCTCTCATTTAACAGAAGAGGAACAAAAAGCGTTGTCACAAACAGTTGGTTTTCCAAACGCTGCGGTGGACCGCATTGTGCCAATTCAGCATCATGAGGATATTCTGAAAGTATCGGTCGAGCCATTTTTCGAGTGGGTCATTGATGAGACTGGCTTTATTGGGGACGTTCCTCAGATTGACGGAGCGACCTTTGTACAAGATTTGACACCTTATATTGAGCGCAAGCTCTTTACTGTCAATACAGGACATGCGCTAGCAGCTTATGTCGGATATCAGCAAGGCGTTCAAACGATTAAAGAAGCCGTCGATACACCAGAGATTCGCCAAGTGGTTGAAGGCGCACTTCACGAAACGGGCAGTTATTTAATCGACACATATGGCTTTCAAAAAGAAGAACACGATGCCTATATTCAAAAAATCATCAAACGATTCGAAAATGCTTTTATCTCAGACGAAGTCACGCGTGTCGCACGCTCTCCTCTTAGAAAGCTGGGAGCAGATGATCGTTTAATCGGTCCAGCGAAAAAGATCAAAGAGCCAGTGTATTTAATCAAAGGCATCGCTGCAGCACTCGCTTACGATTTTGCAGAAGATGAAGAAGCGGTTCGTTTACAGGCATTAAGAAAAGAGAAAGGCATTGAAGGTGTGCTGGAAGAAATATGTGGGCTCAGTCCAACAGAGGATCTCTATCAAGCCATTCTTCAAGAAACAACTCGATAA
- a CDS encoding methyl-accepting chemotaxis protein, with product MKRKMFASRSVFFQLMSAIIVITILTGGLVGTTGYLLAKHVLIDAGKADLKHIVSGAMATLEQLNDRVEKKELTLEQAQEQARIYLNGPKNDNGKGYQFQKSDFMYKNKGYLVAYGADYSSQVHPVNDIGVIPDNTTNREKMVAGAEAKGEDAHYVTYLDKDDATGEEKQKLAYMNQFTPWNWSIGIAVFQDEFYKELEQMKLYIMLITAGVALLSLGVFYLAARGKVRLLKQVTAASKEIAAGNLERTSLKETTDEIGQLAKGFNHMSGELRTLVSGLQETSSQLVESATDLSAISEETSASSEEVGRAIGDISTGTLHQASDLDAANQQMTQFNQSIENVKEQSDQIKRISDQSSQSSEQGQQMVQQLKQSNEQSLQASQGIRAGIEQLSTKVQDISKITDTIESISNETNLLALNASIEAARAGEHGKGFSVVASEVRNLAEQTKQSAFQIQQMVQGIKEETTATAGMMSSTMERFAELDEAVHATEHEFNAISTSISQTIVETDAMAKELNALLEQNDLITKAMQGAAHISQENAAAIEEITASTDEQVTAISNVAKAAERLNELSIRLNHDIARYRL from the coding sequence ATGAAAAGGAAAATGTTTGCGTCAAGGAGTGTCTTTTTTCAATTAATGTCTGCCATTATCGTGATTACGATCTTAACCGGCGGACTTGTGGGCACAACGGGGTATTTGTTAGCAAAGCATGTCTTAATTGATGCGGGGAAAGCAGATTTAAAGCACATTGTCAGCGGAGCAATGGCTACACTCGAACAATTGAATGACCGTGTCGAGAAAAAAGAACTGACGCTTGAACAGGCGCAGGAACAAGCTCGTATTTACTTGAATGGACCTAAAAATGACAACGGGAAAGGGTACCAATTTCAAAAATCAGATTTTATGTATAAAAATAAAGGCTATCTCGTCGCATATGGAGCAGATTATTCCTCTCAAGTTCATCCTGTCAACGACATTGGCGTCATTCCAGATAACACGACCAATCGTGAAAAAATGGTCGCTGGAGCCGAAGCAAAAGGCGAGGATGCACACTATGTGACCTATCTAGATAAGGACGATGCAACCGGTGAAGAAAAGCAAAAACTTGCTTATATGAACCAGTTCACGCCCTGGAATTGGAGTATTGGCATCGCCGTCTTCCAGGACGAATTTTATAAAGAATTAGAGCAGATGAAGCTCTATATTATGCTCATTACAGCGGGTGTCGCTCTTTTAAGTCTTGGGGTCTTTTATTTAGCTGCTCGAGGAAAAGTCAGACTGCTCAAGCAAGTCACTGCTGCCTCAAAAGAAATTGCGGCGGGAAATCTTGAGCGCACGAGCTTAAAAGAAACAACGGACGAAATCGGACAGCTAGCAAAAGGCTTTAATCATATGTCAGGAGAGCTCAGAACACTTGTGAGCGGATTACAGGAAACGAGCAGCCAGCTTGTTGAATCAGCGACAGATTTATCGGCGATATCTGAAGAAACATCAGCCAGCAGTGAAGAAGTTGGCAGAGCCATTGGAGACATCTCGACTGGAACGCTTCATCAGGCATCTGACCTTGATGCAGCCAATCAACAAATGACCCAGTTCAACCAATCCATTGAGAACGTCAAAGAACAAAGTGACCAAATTAAACGAATCTCGGACCAATCAAGTCAATCATCTGAGCAGGGTCAGCAAATGGTTCAGCAATTAAAACAATCAAATGAACAATCCTTACAGGCGTCTCAAGGTATTAGGGCAGGAATTGAGCAGTTAAGCACAAAAGTACAGGATATCTCTAAAATTACAGATACGATTGAAAGTATTTCAAATGAGACCAATTTACTTGCACTGAATGCCAGCATTGAGGCAGCACGCGCAGGAGAGCACGGCAAAGGCTTCTCGGTTGTGGCGAGTGAAGTGCGGAATTTAGCTGAGCAGACAAAACAATCAGCCTTTCAAATTCAGCAAATGGTACAAGGCATTAAAGAAGAAACGACGGCAACAGCCGGCATGATGTCTAGCACAATGGAGCGTTTTGCAGAGTTAGATGAAGCGGTACATGCAACAGAACATGAATTCAATGCCATCTCTACGTCGATATCACAAACCATCGTTGAAACAGACGCCATGGCAAAAGAGCTGAATGCATTGCTAGAGCAAAACGATCTTATCACAAAAGCCATGCAAGGCGCAGCCCATATTTCTCAAGAAAATGCCGCTGCGATCGAAGAAATCACTGCATCCACAGACGAACAAGTAACAGCCATCTCCAATGTGGCAAAAGCAGCAGAAAGACTCAATGAACTAAGCATACGATTAAATCACGATATTGCACGTTATCGTCTATAA
- a CDS encoding RidA family protein yields MKKITRKNPESMPKPVGSYSHITRVPKGAGLFVTSGQVGTDMDGQVPSSLNDQVTNTFENIKKILESEGLNEEHVIKVNIWATEEIDWDHLYPQWDTIFKTAYPSMTVAYVSALGWPELKIEIELWCADI; encoded by the coding sequence ATGAAAAAAATCACGAGAAAAAACCCAGAAAGTATGCCGAAGCCTGTTGGCAGCTACAGCCATATCACAAGAGTGCCAAAGGGCGCGGGATTATTTGTTACATCTGGTCAAGTCGGAACAGATATGGATGGGCAAGTCCCATCTAGTTTAAACGACCAAGTAACCAATACGTTTGAAAATATCAAAAAAATCCTTGAATCAGAAGGATTGAATGAAGAACATGTGATCAAGGTCAATATATGGGCAACGGAAGAAATCGACTGGGATCATCTATATCCTCAGTGGGATACGATCTTCAAAACAGCTTACCCATCAATGACAGTTGCTTATGTATCAGCCTTAGGGTGGCCTGAGCTGAAAATTGAAATTGAACTGTGGTGCGCCGATATTTGA
- a CDS encoding DUF2651 family protein, translated as MAVFILFVVFGFPILSVLIGIFGTMLLKNVWMPTLIALLASVILMYTYIGGDESFLIWVIIYTVFTFIAAWMTKRLRFK; from the coding sequence ATGGCTGTTTTTATTTTATTCGTTGTATTTGGCTTCCCTATTCTTTCTGTGCTGATTGGCATTTTTGGCACAATGCTTTTGAAGAATGTTTGGATGCCAACTTTGATTGCCCTGTTAGCCAGCGTCATTCTCATGTACACATACATTGGCGGGGATGAATCCTTTCTTATTTGGGTTATCATCTACACCGTCTTTACGTTTATCGCTGCATGGATGACAAAGCGGCTGCGGTTCAAGTAA
- a CDS encoding DUF5316 domain-containing protein — MRKKHAFIAGVCSMIVICSAAIFLSHHEWIGWVSGGIAIIGVMMSGLLMGAWTSGEETRATYHSETKEHRMWRLDTAFLMMIFALPHMAVSIFYFLM; from the coding sequence ATGAGAAAAAAACATGCCTTTATCGCCGGTGTTTGTTCAATGATTGTGATATGCAGCGCTGCGATCTTTTTGTCGCACCATGAATGGATAGGGTGGGTCAGTGGTGGCATCGCTATTATTGGGGTCATGATGTCTGGGCTTCTAATGGGTGCATGGACAAGCGGGGAAGAAACGCGGGCCACCTATCATTCTGAAACAAAAGAACACCGCATGTGGCGTCTTGATACGGCCTTTCTCATGATGATCTTTGCACTTCCGCACATGGCAGTGTCGATCTTTTATTTTTTAATGTAA
- a CDS encoding VOC family protein, giving the protein MKMKYTILYVNDVEASIHFYQHVLGFPMKLRVESYVEFDTGDVTLSINSRQDVRDALELPVPEATQSSQTFEIGFVVDDVDQTIASMKEKGVPIIKEPAKKPWGQTVAYVADPDGHFIEICDAVS; this is encoded by the coding sequence ATGAAAATGAAATATACCATTCTATATGTAAACGATGTTGAGGCAAGTATTCATTTCTATCAACATGTACTTGGTTTCCCTATGAAGCTCCGGGTTGAGTCATATGTTGAGTTTGACACGGGGGACGTGACATTATCGATTAATTCACGCCAGGATGTCAGAGATGCACTGGAATTGCCTGTACCTGAAGCAACTCAATCCTCACAAACGTTTGAGATTGGGTTCGTTGTGGATGATGTGGATCAAACCATTGCTTCAATGAAAGAAAAAGGGGTGCCGATCATCAAAGAACCTGCAAAAAAACCATGGGGTCAAACCGTCGCTTATGTCGCTGATCCTGATGGTCATTTCATTGAAATATGTGACGCCGTCTCCTAA
- a CDS encoding excalibur calcium-binding domain-containing protein, whose protein sequence is MLKKVMVAVLSLGLLLSFTQVDIHTADAKTVKSYKNCKALNKVYKGGVAKSKNTKNKGGKTKYRPYVSKALYQKNMRLDRDKDGIACER, encoded by the coding sequence ATGTTGAAAAAAGTCATGGTGGCTGTCTTGTCTCTGGGACTTTTACTAAGCTTTACACAAGTCGACATCCACACAGCAGATGCAAAAACAGTGAAGTCCTACAAAAACTGTAAAGCGCTGAACAAAGTCTATAAAGGCGGCGTAGCGAAAAGCAAAAACACGAAAAACAAAGGCGGCAAAACAAAGTACAGGCCGTATGTGTCAAAAGCACTTTACCAAAAAAATATGCGACTTGACCGTGATAAAGACGGCATTGCGTGTGAACGCTAA
- a CDS encoding Cof-type HAD-IIB family hydrolase translates to MIQSGVLNLSIQADKKDIRLIAIDMDGTLLNSEHVIPEENKQAIKDAEAKGVHVVISTGRTLMTCRELVEPLKLSSYLVTANGSEIWDSNFELVERDLLHPDHVQMMWDLKNRYETDYWASTVDKVWRGEFPERIHDHDWLKFGFDIHDDDVREEVLNTLKTNEHLEITNSSPTNIEVNAAGINKAAALAKVAERIGCTMDNVMSLGDSLNDMAMIQEAGLGIAMGNAQEVVKEAADWITAPNTEHGVAKAIQHWVLSK, encoded by the coding sequence ATGATACAAAGTGGGGTACTCAATTTGTCCATACAAGCTGATAAGAAAGACATCCGATTGATTGCCATTGATATGGATGGCACGCTGTTAAACAGTGAACACGTCATTCCAGAGGAAAATAAACAAGCCATTAAAGATGCTGAAGCAAAAGGGGTCCACGTGGTGATTAGCACAGGGCGGACGCTGATGACATGCCGAGAGCTGGTTGAGCCGCTCAAGTTGTCTTCTTACCTTGTGACAGCAAACGGAAGTGAAATATGGGATTCAAACTTCGAGCTGGTCGAACGAGATCTGCTTCATCCTGATCACGTCCAAATGATGTGGGATCTAAAAAACAGATACGAAACCGATTACTGGGCTTCTACTGTGGATAAGGTGTGGAGAGGTGAATTCCCAGAACGAATTCATGACCATGATTGGTTGAAGTTTGGCTTTGATATTCATGATGATGACGTTCGTGAGGAAGTACTGAATACATTGAAGACAAATGAGCATCTAGAGATCACAAACTCAAGTCCGACCAATATCGAAGTCAATGCAGCTGGCATTAACAAAGCGGCAGCTCTTGCAAAGGTAGCAGAACGCATTGGCTGTACGATGGACAATGTCATGTCACTTGGTGACAGCCTAAATGATATGGCCATGATCCAAGAAGCCGGATTAGGAATTGCGATGGGAAATGCGCAAGAAGTGGTGAAAGAAGCCGCTGATTGGATTACAGCTCCCAACACAGAACACGGTGTAGCAAAAGCAATCCAGCATTGGGTGCTGTCTAAATAA
- a CDS encoding LamB/YcsF family protein, with protein sequence MYQVDINCDLGESFGQYNIGSDEQILEYVTSANIACGFHAGDPTVMRKTVRMALDKGVQIGAHPGLQDLVGFGRRPMAISADEAYDLVVYQIGALSAFLKAEGGTMQHVKPHGALYNMAAKNTELSESIAKAVYHVNPDLVLFGLSGSELALAGERIGLQVAHEVFSDRTYQTDGTLTSRREPHALIEDDELAVQQVVRMVREGKVHSVQGEDISLKADTVCIHGDGIHALQFAKTITSKLKEASIQLKAFQ encoded by the coding sequence ATGTATCAAGTAGATATCAACTGTGATTTGGGAGAAAGCTTTGGTCAATATAACATCGGTTCAGATGAACAAATTTTAGAATATGTCACCTCAGCCAACATTGCTTGCGGGTTTCATGCTGGAGATCCAACCGTCATGAGAAAAACGGTCAGAATGGCACTAGATAAAGGGGTACAAATTGGTGCGCATCCGGGTCTGCAAGATTTAGTCGGCTTTGGCAGACGGCCAATGGCGATTTCGGCAGATGAAGCCTATGATCTCGTTGTCTATCAAATTGGTGCTTTATCAGCCTTTCTCAAGGCAGAAGGCGGGACGATGCAGCATGTCAAACCACACGGTGCCCTTTACAACATGGCGGCTAAAAATACTGAATTATCTGAATCAATTGCGAAGGCTGTGTATCATGTCAATCCAGATCTTGTGTTATTCGGGCTTTCCGGCAGTGAACTTGCGTTAGCAGGTGAGAGAATCGGTCTTCAAGTCGCACATGAAGTATTTTCTGATCGGACCTATCAAACAGACGGGACGCTCACGTCTCGCCGTGAACCACACGCACTCATTGAAGACGATGAATTAGCCGTTCAGCAGGTCGTTCGTATGGTGAGAGAAGGGAAGGTTCATAGCGTTCAAGGGGAGGATATTTCGCTTAAAGCAGATACGGTCTGTATTCATGGAGACGGTATCCATGCGCTCCAATTTGCCAAAACCATTACATCGAAGCTAAAAGAAGCAAGTATTCAACTCAAAGCCTTTCAATAA
- a CDS encoding NRAMP family divalent metal transporter — protein sequence MKKEVKRIKASKGNRSMLMGAAFLMATSAIGPGFLTQTTVFTQQLAASFGFVILISILLDIFAQTNVWRIIAVSEKRGQDIANMVLPGLGYVLAFLIVMGGLAFNIGNIAGAGLGFQVFTGIDPRIGAAISALIAILIFVIKEAGKAMDRFTQIAGFVMIGLMLYVAISTAPPVGEAALRTFVPEEIDILSIVTLVGGTVGGYIVFAGGHRLLDAGIKGKDALPQVTKSSVFGILITSVMRIALFLAVLGVVSKGLQIDPANPPASVFQLASGNVGYKMFGIIMWAAAITSVIGAAYTSVSFFKTFSPKIEQNQRGIIIGFIALSTICFITIGRPVNILILVGAINALILPLALGTLLVAAYKKEIVGDYRHPFFLTASGVLVVVIMALMGGYTIMNEIPKLWS from the coding sequence ATGAAAAAGGAAGTCAAACGCATAAAGGCATCAAAGGGGAATCGGTCTATGCTGATGGGCGCAGCCTTTTTAATGGCGACGTCCGCCATCGGACCGGGGTTTTTAACACAAACGACTGTCTTTACACAGCAGCTTGCGGCTAGCTTTGGGTTTGTCATTCTCATCTCGATTTTGTTAGATATTTTTGCGCAAACAAATGTATGGCGAATCATCGCCGTGTCAGAAAAGCGAGGGCAGGATATAGCGAATATGGTGCTGCCGGGTCTTGGCTATGTACTAGCCTTTTTGATTGTCATGGGCGGACTTGCCTTTAATATTGGGAATATCGCTGGTGCTGGTCTTGGTTTTCAGGTGTTCACAGGAATTGATCCACGAATCGGAGCAGCCATTAGTGCTCTCATTGCCATTCTGATTTTTGTGATCAAAGAAGCTGGAAAAGCAATGGACCGTTTCACACAGATAGCAGGCTTTGTCATGATCGGTCTGATGCTGTACGTGGCGATTTCAACAGCTCCTCCTGTTGGGGAAGCGGCACTCAGAACTTTTGTTCCAGAAGAAATTGATATTCTATCGATTGTGACACTTGTTGGGGGGACAGTTGGCGGCTATATCGTTTTTGCTGGCGGACATCGTCTATTGGATGCTGGAATTAAAGGGAAGGATGCACTTCCTCAGGTGACAAAAAGCTCGGTTTTCGGCATCTTGATTACATCTGTGATGCGTATTGCATTATTTTTAGCTGTTCTAGGAGTGGTCTCAAAGGGCTTACAGATTGATCCAGCCAATCCGCCTGCTTCTGTATTCCAGTTAGCGTCTGGAAATGTTGGATATAAAATGTTCGGCATCATTATGTGGGCTGCCGCCATTACATCGGTTATTGGAGCGGCTTACACATCTGTTTCCTTCTTTAAAACCTTCTCGCCAAAAATAGAGCAAAATCAGCGTGGCATTATCATCGGCTTTATTGCTCTCTCGACTATTTGTTTTATTACAATCGGACGACCTGTGAACATATTAATTTTAGTTGGGGCGATCAATGCATTGATTTTACCGCTCGCACTCGGCACCTTGCTGGTTGCCGCCTATAAGAAAGAAATTGTCGGTGATTATCGTCATCCCTTCTTTTTAACAGCATCAGGTGTACTAGTTGTCGTCATCATGGCTTTGATGGGCGGCTATACCATAATGAATGAAATCCCGAAACTATGGAGTTGA
- a CDS encoding putative hydro-lyase yields MSIDQTYGPSQIRELIRKKEITGPTAGLAEGYAQANLMIVKKEFAFDFLLFCQRNPAACPLLDVLEPGDPVPRRSAPQADIRTDFPKYRIYRKGILQEEVSDISAYWENDMVAFLIGCSFTFEHALMQNDIPVRHIEHGHNVPMYQTNISCERAGVFHGPMVVSMRPIPAHQITRSVQVTSRFPSVHGGPIHIGDPTMIGIADVAQPDFGEASVIKEGEVPVFWACGVTPQAIVMHTKPDIAITHAPGHMFITDQRDQQLGVL; encoded by the coding sequence ATGAGTATTGATCAAACATATGGGCCCTCACAGATCAGAGAATTGATTCGTAAAAAAGAAATCACGGGACCGACGGCGGGTTTAGCAGAGGGGTATGCTCAAGCCAATTTAATGATCGTCAAAAAGGAATTTGCCTTTGATTTTCTTTTGTTTTGTCAAAGGAATCCGGCTGCTTGTCCATTGCTTGATGTACTGGAGCCAGGTGATCCAGTGCCGAGACGGTCGGCACCGCAAGCGGATATTCGTACGGATTTTCCTAAGTACCGTATTTACCGAAAAGGGATTCTTCAAGAAGAAGTTTCAGATATCTCTGCTTATTGGGAGAATGACATGGTTGCCTTTCTCATCGGTTGTAGTTTTACGTTTGAGCATGCACTGATGCAGAATGATATTCCGGTTCGTCATATTGAACACGGTCATAACGTCCCCATGTATCAAACGAATATCTCTTGTGAAAGGGCAGGGGTGTTTCATGGCCCGATGGTTGTCAGCATGAGGCCTATTCCGGCGCATCAGATCACAAGAAGTGTTCAAGTAACGTCGAGATTCCCGTCAGTTCATGGCGGCCCCATTCATATAGGCGACCCAACGATGATTGGAATTGCTGATGTGGCTCAGCCAGACTTTGGAGAAGCATCCGTGATCAAAGAAGGGGAGGTCCCGGTGTTTTGGGCATGTGGTGTGACGCCGCAAGCCATCGTCATGCATACAAAACCAGACATTGCGATTACCCATGCACCTGGTCATATGTTCATCACAGACCAACGGGATCAACAGCTCGGTGTGCTTTAG